One Peribacillus simplex NBRC 15720 = DSM 1321 genomic region harbors:
- a CDS encoding GT-D fold domain-containing glycosyltransferase, translating to MVVGNYHFEKSLLDNMKVIKLLDQAIKQNKGFSLARFGIGEISYLSWPANGLLVQEFKRYESYAGVSNSPEIIRRELVRSLRDTDIAGLIAPWRLEPWAKQTRNVLKKLKFIPSKACCAWIMHSLLDEGTLWPWLSNKKVFLVGRRSKEAEIVFKEQGVQITGSMNLNGYAELSGVQNELQSNQEWEIALISAGIPATILAPKIAKLTQKVAIDFGHALDMILDGKEYKHSELVKKWNDQFS from the coding sequence GTGGTTGTAGGGAATTATCACTTTGAGAAATCCTTATTAGATAATATGAAAGTTATAAAATTATTGGACCAAGCGATAAAACAGAATAAAGGCTTTTCTCTTGCCCGTTTTGGAATAGGTGAAATAAGCTATTTAAGCTGGCCAGCCAATGGATTATTAGTGCAGGAGTTTAAACGGTATGAATCTTATGCGGGAGTATCCAATTCACCAGAGATAATTAGGAGGGAATTGGTCAGGTCATTGCGGGATACAGACATTGCTGGTTTGATAGCTCCATGGAGACTCGAACCTTGGGCAAAACAAACTCGAAATGTACTTAAAAAACTGAAGTTCATACCTTCGAAAGCTTGTTGTGCTTGGATCATGCATAGCCTCTTAGACGAGGGGACATTATGGCCATGGCTGAGTAATAAGAAGGTATTTCTTGTTGGACGCCGTTCAAAAGAAGCAGAAATCGTTTTTAAAGAACAAGGCGTACAAATTACTGGCAGTATGAATTTAAATGGATATGCAGAATTAAGTGGAGTACAAAATGAGCTACAGTCTAATCAGGAATGGGAAATAGCGTTGATTTCTGCCGGGATTCCGGCAACCATTTTAGCTCCAAAAATTGCAAAATTGACCCAGAAGGTTGCCATTGATTTCGGTCATGCCCTTGATATGATTCTTGATGGAAAAGAATACAAACATTCTGAACTAGTGAAAAAATGGAATGATCAGTTTTCCTAA
- a CDS encoding M67 family metallopeptidase → MEKTNDLSLKSGTFYITNHVRQKMISHCKSELPYEACGLLSGENGVAETIWPMENVNRSSFSYSMDLDQIRHVFELIDRRNEDLIGIYHSHPTDSAYPSEGDITLNNYPEVGHLIISFANSTPELKCFQLTRKKVFPIELKFVN, encoded by the coding sequence GTGGAAAAAACAAATGATCTAAGTTTAAAATCCGGTACTTTTTACATCACTAATCATGTTAGGCAAAAAATGATTTCTCATTGCAAAAGCGAACTTCCTTATGAAGCCTGTGGACTGCTTTCAGGGGAAAATGGGGTTGCAGAAACAATTTGGCCAATGGAAAATGTCAATAGGAGCTCCTTTTCCTATTCGATGGATTTAGATCAAATTCGTCATGTATTTGAACTTATCGATAGGAGGAATGAAGATTTGATTGGCATTTACCATTCCCATCCAACAGATAGTGCTTATCCGTCAGAAGGAGATATTACCTTAAATAACTACCCAGAGGTAGGCCACCTTATTATTTCGTTTGCAAACTCGACCCCTGAATTAAAATGTTTCCAACTAACAAGAAAAAAAGTCTTTCCGATAGAATTAAAATTCGTAAACTGA
- a CDS encoding DUF1360 domain-containing protein — protein sequence MLAIEWLDFIILILATFRLTHLIVFDEITSFIRKPFLTGTVQENASGQLEEIIEIKGSGLRYFIGSLLSCYWCVGFWCSLITVLTYYNFPAAFPILLVLAVAGAAAFIESKV from the coding sequence GTGTTGGCTATAGAATGGCTTGATTTTATTATTTTAATATTGGCTACTTTCCGGTTAACTCATTTAATTGTATTTGACGAAATCACTTCATTCATCAGAAAACCTTTCTTGACTGGCACCGTCCAAGAAAATGCCTCTGGACAACTGGAGGAAATCATTGAAATAAAAGGATCAGGACTTCGTTATTTCATAGGTTCGCTTTTAAGTTGTTATTGGTGTGTAGGGTTCTGGTGTTCCCTCATTACTGTACTTACTTATTATAATTTTCCTGCTGCTTTTCCAATCTTATTGGTCTTAGCTGTTGCGGGGGCTGCTGCTTTTATTGAATCTAAAGTATGA
- a CDS encoding NAD(P)-dependent alcohol dehydrogenase, producing the protein MKAIVYTKYGSPDVLQLKEVEKPTPKENEILVKVKATTVTMGDIRSRSFTVPLSVWLPARIIMGFRRPKKSILGLELSGEVESVGKDVKLFKAGDQVFAASQVGYGAYAEYKCLPEEGPVSFKPNNLSFEEAAAIPIGARTALFYLRKANIQSGQKVLVYGASGSVGSYAVQIAKYFGAKVTGVCSTANVELVKSLGADKVIDYSSEDFSRDGETYDVIFEAVNKSPFSACMKSLKKDGTYLNVTVPVPGVRMLWTKLTTSKKLILSQNSPETPEALNFLKELVEAGKLKVVIDKYYAFEEIVQAHRYVEKGHKKGNVVIIMEHNSKS; encoded by the coding sequence ATGAAAGCCATTGTGTACACAAAGTACGGTTCCCCTGACGTGCTTCAACTGAAAGAGGTAGAAAAACCTACTCCTAAGGAAAATGAAATACTGGTAAAAGTAAAGGCGACAACGGTAACAATGGGGGATATTCGGTCAAGGAGCTTTACGGTTCCTCTTTCTGTTTGGCTGCCTGCTCGGATAATCATGGGTTTTAGACGTCCCAAAAAATCCATATTGGGCTTGGAGTTATCTGGGGAAGTTGAGTCAGTAGGTAAAGATGTCAAGCTGTTTAAAGCAGGTGACCAGGTTTTTGCTGCTTCCCAAGTGGGCTATGGTGCTTATGCTGAGTATAAGTGTCTGCCTGAAGAAGGACCAGTATCATTTAAACCCAATAATTTATCTTTTGAGGAAGCCGCAGCCATTCCAATTGGGGCGCGTACAGCATTGTTTTATCTTAGAAAAGCTAACATACAGAGTGGTCAAAAGGTTCTTGTCTATGGTGCATCAGGTAGTGTAGGAAGTTATGCAGTACAGATTGCCAAGTATTTTGGGGCAAAAGTTACAGGGGTTTGCAGTACCGCGAATGTAGAATTGGTAAAATCTCTTGGAGCCGATAAGGTCATAGATTACAGTTCAGAGGATTTTTCCAGAGATGGTGAGACCTATGATGTTATCTTTGAAGCGGTAAACAAGAGTCCGTTTTCAGCTTGTATGAAATCGCTGAAGAAGGACGGAACCTATCTAAATGTCACCGTACCGGTACCCGGTGTTCGAATGCTATGGACTAAATTGACAACCAGCAAGAAGCTGATATTGAGTCAAAATTCACCTGAAACCCCCGAAGCTCTAAACTTCCTCAAAGAACTTGTTGAGGCGGGGAAGTTAAAAGTGGTCATTGACAAATATTATGCGTTTGAAGAAATAGTTCAAGCCCATAGATATGTAGAGAAAGGACACAAGAAGGGAAATGTCGTAATAATTATGGAACATAATAGCAAATCCTAA
- a CDS encoding GNAT family N-acetyltransferase, with protein MFPIIETKRLVLRELVEGDALDILKCFSNPEVLRYYGQTPLTNTDQVKQIIRNFSKNFDEKHGIKWGIALKGKDGIIGTIGFQEWSHEHKRAELSYALFPNYWGNGYATEAVSKVISYGFKELDLTRIGAIVFIENKASNKLLTNLGFKKEGILRNYMYQNDVSFDTNLYSLLTVKP; from the coding sequence ATGTTTCCTATAATTGAAACTAAACGGTTGGTATTGAGAGAATTGGTTGAAGGTGATGCTTTAGATATATTAAAATGTTTTTCCAATCCAGAGGTATTACGATATTATGGGCAAACTCCGTTAACAAATACAGATCAGGTGAAGCAGATCATTAGGAATTTTTCAAAGAATTTCGATGAAAAACATGGAATTAAATGGGGAATAGCATTAAAAGGGAAGGATGGCATTATCGGAACAATTGGATTTCAAGAATGGTCTCATGAACATAAGAGAGCAGAACTGAGCTATGCACTTTTCCCAAATTATTGGGGTAACGGTTATGCAACAGAAGCTGTCAGTAAGGTGATTTCTTATGGTTTTAAAGAGCTTGACTTAACGCGTATTGGAGCAATTGTTTTTATTGAAAATAAAGCATCCAATAAGTTGTTGACAAATTTAGGTTTCAAAAAAGAAGGGATATTGAGAAATTATATGTACCAAAATGATGTTTCATTTGATACTAATCTATACTCTCTTTTAACGGTAAAGCCTTAA
- a CDS encoding HPP family protein, with the protein MEFEKSLEKRWSNQQSIGLTAYLKKMKGEAREKDRIDYLDSFVSAIGGLIAIIIISFIAVYLGYPMALAPLGASCVIVFGAHKSLLSQPRNVIGGHIISTTTALIIWSIFGKSLFIIGLVLAIVLIIMTFTKTVHPPAAASALVSINSQAGWGFLTSIVLGTLLLVFISMIYNNLFQTRQYPKHWL; encoded by the coding sequence ATGGAATTCGAAAAAAGTCTTGAAAAAAGATGGAGTAATCAACAAAGCATAGGTTTAACAGCATATTTAAAGAAAATGAAGGGCGAAGCTAGAGAAAAAGACAGAATTGATTATTTGGATTCCTTTGTTTCAGCTATAGGTGGGCTCATTGCTATTATCATTATTAGTTTTATAGCTGTCTATTTAGGATATCCTATGGCATTAGCACCTCTTGGAGCGAGCTGTGTTATTGTTTTTGGTGCGCATAAAAGTCTCTTGTCACAACCCCGTAATGTTATTGGTGGACATATAATCTCTACAACAACAGCTCTTATCATTTGGAGCATCTTTGGTAAAAGCCTATTCATTATCGGTCTTGTATTAGCTATTGTATTAATTATAATGACTTTTACAAAAACCGTTCACCCTCCCGCAGCAGCTAGTGCCCTTGTTTCAATCAATTCTCAAGCTGGTTGGGGATTCCTGACTTCGATTGTATTAGGTACCTTATTATTAGTTTTTATATCGATGATTTATAATAATTTATTTCAAACAAGACAATATCCAAAACATTGGTTATGA